The DNA region TCAGTCACCCACGGCCTTGAACAGGGCGGCGACCTCCGCGTTGGTCAGGCGTCGGGTCCGCCCGCTGCGCAGGTCGCCGAGCCGGATCGGCCCGATGGCGGTACGCACCAGCCGGCTCACCGGGTGCCCCACCTCGGCGAGCAGCCGCCGTACGATGTGTTTGCGCCCTTCGTGCAGGCTCAGCTCCACCTGGGCGGTACGCCCCAGGGAGTCCACCACCCGGAAGCCGTCCACGGTGACCGGCCCGTCTTCCAGTTCGATGCCGGCGGCCAGCCGCTTGCCGAGGTTGCGCGGGATGGGCCCGGAAACCTCGCACAGGTAGGTCTTCTGCACCCCGTAGGAGGGGTGCATCAGCCGGTGCGCGAGGGTGCCGTCGTTGGTGAGCAGCAGCAGGCCCTCGCTGTCCGCGTCGAGCCGCCCGACGTGGTAGACCCGCTGCTCTACCCGGTTGCCGAGGAAGTCGGCCAGGGCGGTGCGGCCCTTCTCGTCGGCCATGGTGGAGACCACTCCGCGCGGCTTGTTCATGGCCAGGTACACCAGCCGGGTGTCGGCCTGGAGCCGTTCGCCGTCGACATGGATGACCGCGGTGGCGGGGTCGACCTTGTCGCCGAGCTGCGCCACCCGCCCGTTGACCGTCACCCGCCGACGGAAGATCAGGTCCTCGCAGGCGCGCCGGGAGCCGACACCGGCGGCGGCGAGCACCTTCTGGAGGCGTTCCGGGCCGGTGTAGACGGGCGCGTCGGGTGAGGGGGTGCGGTTATCGCGATGCATCGGCAAGCTCTTCTACGTCGTCGGGGAGGAACGGGGCCAGCGGGGGCAGGTCGTCGAGGCTGTTGAGGCCGAGTTTCTCCAGGAACATCGTGGTCGTCCGGTACAGGAACGCCCCGCTGTCGGATTCGGTGCCGCACTCTTCGATCAGCCCTCTGGAGACCAGGGTACGGATCACCCCGTCGCAGTTGACACCGCGGATGGCCGAGATGCGGGAGCGGGTGACCGGCTGCTTGTAGGCCACCACCGCCAGGGTCTCCAGGGCGGCCTGGGTGATGCGCACGGACTGCCCGTCGAGGACGAACCGTTCCACGTAGGTGGCGTACTCCGGCCGGGTGTACAACCGCCACCCGCCGGCGGCCCGGCGCAGGTCGAAGCCGTGACCGGCGGCGGTGTAGCCGGCAGCGATCTGGTCGAGCATCGGGCCGATCCGCTCCGGCGGCTGCTCCAGCACCTGGGCCAGGGTCAGCTCGCTCACCGGTTCGTCCACCACCAGCAGGATCGCCTCCAGGGCGCCGCGCAGTTCGGTGTCCTCGAGCACCGGCGCCGGTTCCGGTGCCGGCCGCCCCCGCCCCGACCGCTGCCGACGCACCACTGCGGCACCGGCCGTCCCGCTCGGTGTCTGCTCGGCGGTCGCCCCGTCGGCAGCCGACCCGGCCTCGTCGGCCGCTTCCGTCATCTGCCCCGAGGAACCCGCCGCCGCAGCACCTACGACACCCGCGTCCTCCGGGTCACGGTCGGGGGCGGCGGCCTCGGCGGGTGGGGCGGGGCGCTGCCAGGGTGGGATCCAGGCCGCGGCCTGGTCAGCCAGCGAATCGCCACGTTCCTCGTGGGTCATTCGGCCTGCTCCTCGCTCGTCGCCGTCCCGTCCGGGTCCGGTTCGGCCGGGGCCCCGGCGTACTCGTCGATGGCCAGGGCCGGTCCGCCGTCGGCGGGGCCGGTCCAGCGTACGGTCAACTCCTCCAAGGCCTGTTCCTGCACGAAGGCCACCACCCCCTGCCGGTACAGCTCCAGCAGGGCCAGGAAGCGGGCCACCACCTCCAGGGTGGCCTCGCAGTCGGCGCAGAGCAGGGTGAAGGTGGCCGTACCGGCCCGGCGCAGCCGTTCGGCGATGATCGCGGCGTGTTCCCGGACACTGACCCGGACCATGTGCACGTGGGCGATGGAGACCTCCGGCACCGGCTTCGGGGTCATCGCCCGTACGGCCAGGTCGCGCAGCCGCTGGACCCCGATGTTGAGCACCAGGTCCGGCAGGGCCTCGGCGTAGCGGGGTTCCAGGGTGACCGCGCGGGGGTAGCGGCGTCCCCCGACCTCCTCCAGGGCGGCGATGTGCGCGGCCGCCTCCTTGTACGCCTTGTACTGCAACAGCCGGGCGAAGAGCAGGTCCCGGGCCTCCAGCAGGGCCAGGTCCTCCTCGTTCTCCACCTCGGCGGCCGGCAGCAGCCGGGCGGCCTTCAGGTCCAGCAGGGTGGCGGCGATGAGCAGGAACTCGCTGGCCTCGTCGAGGTCCCAGTCGTCGCCCATGGCCCGGATGTAGGCGATGAACTCGTCCGTGACCTGGTGCAGGGCGACCTCGGTCACATCCAGCTTGTGTTTGCCGATCAGTTGCAGCAGCAGGTCGAACGGGCCGGTGAAGTTGGCCAGCCGTACGGTGAACCTGCCGGAATCGGCCGGGTCGTCGACAGCGGCGTCCGCACCGACCGGGCCGGCGTCCGGCTCGGCCACCCGGGTCGGATCGTCCGCGGTGGCGGGGTCGAGGGGCGGCGCGGTCACGCGACGACCGTAGTCCACGGCCTGGCCACGGGTACGCGGAGCCTACCGCTCCGCCTGCGCGGCGATCACCTCGCGGGCGAGCTGGCGGTAGTTGCGGGCCCCGGAGGAGGCCGGGTCGAGGGTGGTGATCGGGGCCCCGGCGACGGTGGACTCGGGGAACTTCACCGTCTTGGTGATCACCGTCTGGTAGACCTTGTCGCCGAAGGCCTCCACCACCCGTTGCAGCACCTGCCGGCAGTGGGTGGTGCGGCTGTCGTACATGGTGGCGAGGATGCCTTCGAGTTCCAGGTCGAAGTTGAGCCGCTCCCGCACCTTGTCGATGGTGTCCAGCAGCAGGGCCACCCCGCGCAGGCTGAAGAACTCGCACTCCAGGGGGATGAGCACCCCGTGCGCCACCGTCAGCGCGTTGATCGCCAGCAGGCCCAGGGAGGGCTGGCAGTCGATCAGGATGTAGTCGTACTCCTTGCGGACGCTCCTGAGCACCCGGGCCAGGGCCATCTCCCGGGCTACCTCGTTGACCAGCTGGATCTCGGCGGCGGAGAGGTCGATGTTGGCGGGCAGCAGGTGCAGACCGGCCACGTCGGTCTTGATCAGGACGTCCTCGGCGGTGACGTCGTCCTGCATCAGCAGGTTGTAGACCGACAGGTCCAGGTTGTGTGGGTTGACCCCCAGGCCGACCGAGAGGGCGCCCTGCGGGTCGAAGTCGACCAGCAGCACCTTGCGGCCGTACTCGGCCAGGGCGGCGCCCAGGTTGATGGTCGTGGTGGTCTTACCCACCCCGCCCTTCTGGTTGGCCATCGCGATGATCCGGGCCGGGCCGTGCCGGTCGGTCGGCATCGGCTCGGGGATGGGCTTACGCATCGTGTAGGCGGCCGGGTCGGCCGGGCCCAGGTCAGCACCGAGGGCATTCTGCTGTTCGCGGAGCTCCGACGTCCAGGTCTCGGCACGGTCACCGTTGCCAGCCATGTCCTCGTTGCCCCCTCCCGACGACCATCCGGCGTCGGAGCCGCCCGACGTCCTTCGCGGCGCCGCTGCGTACCCCGGTCATCTCGCCGCCAGGGCCCGCGCTGCCGACTGTACGCCACCGGCCAGCAGGGCGTTCGGCACCCGCTCGGCGTGTCGGCCGACGGCACCGGCCAGCAGCGCTCAATTGCGGGCGCGGGGGTGGGCGGTGGCGTAGACCTCACGCAGTCGGTCGACGGTGACCAGAGTGTAGACCTGGGTGGTGGTGACCGAGGCGTGCCCCAGCAACTCCTGCACCACCCGCACGTCCGCGCCGCCGTCGAGCAGGTGGGTGGCGTAGGAGTGACGCAGGGTGTGCGGGGAGACCGCCTGCGGTCCCTCGACCGGCAGGCCGGCCCGCTGGGCGGCCCGGCGCAGGATGGTCCAGGCCCCCTGCCGGGTCAACGGCCCACCCCGGGCGTTGAGGAAGACCGTCGGGGTGCCCCGGCCGGCGGCGGCCAGTCCGGGTCGGGCGCGGACCAGGTAGGCGCCCAGGGCCCGTTGGGCGTACCCGCCGACCGGCACCAGGCGGTCACGGCCGCCCTTGCCGCGCAGCAGCACCACCGCCTCGGTGAGGTCCACATCGTCCACGGCCAGACCCACCGTCTCGGAGATGCGGGCCCCGGTGCCGTACAGGAACTCCAGCAGTGCCCGGTCGCGCAGCGCGAGCGGCGCGGCCTCCCCGGCGGCCTCGACCGGCCCGGCGGCCTCCAGCAGCCGGAGCACCTCCTCCAGCGACAGGGCGCGGGGCAGCCGGCGGGGCGGGGTGGGTGGCCGGACGTCGCGGCTGGGGTCGGCGGTGGTCAGGCCCTCGCGCAGGGCGAAGCGGTGCAGGCCCCGCACGGCGCTGGCGGCCCGGGCTGCGGAGGAGGCGGCCAGGGGCGGGCGCCCGTCCTCGCCGGTGCGCAGCCGGGCCAGGTGGCGTTCGATCTCGCCGGTGGGGACGGCGGCCAGGTCGGTGACTCCGGCGGCGGCCAGGCTGTTCAGGTAGCGGTCCAGGTCACGGCGGTAGGACACCAGGGTGTTCGCGGCCAGGCCACGTTCGACCGTGAGGTGGTCCAGGTAGCCGCGTAGAGCGCGGCGCAGAGCCGGCGCGGGCTGGTGGCCCGTGCCGGCTCCGTCCGCTGCGGCGGTCGGGGTGCGGCCGATCAGGCCAGCACCTCGGCCAGCGGGGTGGTCGGCAGGTCGTGTGCCTCCGCGACCGGGCCGTACACGACCTGTCCGTCGTGGGTGTTCAGGCCCAGCGCCAGCGCCGGATCGCGGCGGGACGCCTCACGCCAGCCGTGGTTGGCCAGCTCCAGCGCGTACGGCAGGGTGACGTTGGTCAGTGCGTACGTGCTGGTGTTCGGTACTGCGCCGGGCATGTTCGCCACGCAGTAGAAGATCGAGTTGTGCACCTTGTAGACCGGGTCGGCGTGCGTGGTGGGCCGGGAGTCCTCGAAGCAGCCGCCCTGGTCGATCGCGATGTCGACGAGCACGCTGCCGGGCTTCATCCGGGAGACCAGTTCGTTGGAGATCAGCTTGGGGGCCTTGGCGCCGGGCACCAGGACCGCGCCGATGACCAGGTCCGCGTCCAGCACGGCCCGCTCGATCTCGTACGCGTTCGACGCCACGGTCTGCAGGTGGCCCCGGTAGATGGCGTCGGCCTGCCGCAGCCGGCCGACGTTCTTGTCCAGCAGCAGCACCTCGGACTGCAGGCCGAGCGCGATGGCGGCGGCGTTCATGCCGGAGACCCCGGCGCCGATGACGACGGTCTTGGCCGCGTAGACGCCGGAGACCCCGCCGGGCAGCACCCCCCGGCCACCCCCGGTACGCATCAGGTAGAAGGCGCCGACCTGCGGGGCGAGTCGACCGGCCACCTCGGACATCGGGGCCAGCAGCGGCAGCGACCGGTCCGGCAGCTCCACGGTCTCGTACGCGATGCCGGTGACCTTGCGGTCGAGCAGGGCCCGGGTGCAGTCGGCGGAGGCGGCCAGGTGCAGGTAGGTGAAGAGCACCTGCCCCTCGCGCATCCGGTGGTACTCCTCGGCGACCGGCTCCTTGACCTTGAGCACCAGTTCCGCGGCGGCCCACACCTCGTCGGCAGTGTCCAGGATCTTCGCGCCGGCGGCGGTGAACTCCTCGTCGGTGATGCTCGACCCGAGTCCGGCGCCGGCCTCGATGAAGACCTGGTGGCCGCTGCGGGTGAACTCGTTGACTCCCGCAGGTGTGATCGCGACGCGGTACTCGTGGTTCTTGACCTCGCGGGGAATACCGACCTTCACGATGCAGTCACCTTTCTCCGCCGGACCGTCGCCTCCGCCTGTGCGGTGTGTGGTGGCGCCTTTGCCGCCACGGTCGACCGATCCCGTCGGCGCAGTTTAAGCGGGTCGGAAAGGCACCGGGGCCTGCACTGTGACACCTGGTGGTCGTGGACGTTGACGAAGTGTCAGGTGTCGGAGGACGCCCCTCGGTGGAGTGGCCCCTCAGCCGTCAGGACAGGATTCTGCTGTGATCTCGCACTTCGGGCAGTCCGGTACGCAGGCTGGCGAAGGGATCACTATTGTGTCGCCTCATGACCTATCCCCCTCCGCCCGGATATCCCCAGGGCGTTTCTGACAAGAGCAAGCTCGTCGCCGGCATCCTGCAGATTCTGCTCGGTGGCTTCGGCGTCGGCCGCTTCTACATGGGCGACACCAAGACGGGTGTCATCCAGCTGATCGTCACCATCGTGACCTGCGGCATCGGCAGCCTTTGGGGCCTCATCGACGGCATCCTGATCCTGGTCAACGGTGGCGTCGACGGGCAGGGACGCCCGCTGCGCGACTGACCCGTGACATCACGCAGGGGCCGGGCGAATCCTCGCCCGGCCCCTGCGTCTCGCGTGGTGCGGCTCAGCGCGGCAACGGGGCGTCCGCCCGGCGCAGCCCCGACCAGCCGCCGTCGCGGGCCCGGGCGGCGGCCAGCAGCCCGGCCACGCAGGAGGCGTTGGTGATCTCCCCGGCCAGCACCATGCCGACCGCCTCGTCCAGGTCGATCCGCACGATCTGCAGGTCGGCCTCCTCCTCATGCCGGTCGTGGCGCTGCTCCACCGGCACCTCGGTGAGGTCGCGGGCCAGGTAGACCCGGACCAGTTCGTTGGTGAACCCGGGCGAGCTGTGCAGGTCGACCAGCACATCGAAGCGACCGGCGACCAGGTCGACCTCCTCGGCCAACTCCCGGGCCGCGGTGAGCGCCGGATCCTCGCCGGCCACATCGGTCAGTCCGGCCGGCAGCTCCCACAGCCGACGCCCTACCGGTTGGCGGTACTGCCGGATCAACACCACCTGACCGGCGTCGTCCACCGCCACCACGGCCACCGCACCGACGTGCCGGACCAGGTCGCGGGTGACGATGTCGCCGCCGGGCATGGTCACCTGCTCGGAGACCACCTCGAAGATGCGACCCGAGTAGCGCACCTCACGCGAGCGCACCTCGTAGTGGTGCTCGACCCCGCTCACGAGGCCGAGGCCGCCGATGCGGCGGTGTCGTTGCGGGTGGCCCGCCGGGCCCCCTCCAGGTCGACCGGAAGCTGATCGGCCTGGGAGTACGCCACCGCGGCCTGCACGAAGGCGGCGAACAGCGGATGGGGCCGGGTCGGGCGGCTCTTCAGCTCCGGGTGCGCCTGGGTGGCCACGAAGAACGGGTGCAGCTCACGGTCCAGTTCGACGAACTCGACCAGCCGGCCGTCCGGCGAGGTGCCGGAGATGTGCAGCCCGGCCTTGGTCAACTGGTCCCGGTAGGCGTTGTTCACCTCGTAGCGGTGCCGGTGCCGTTCGCTGATCTCGGTGCTGCCGTACGCCTCGGCCACGATCGACCCCTCGGCCAGCTTCGCCGGGTACGCCCCCAGCCGCATGGTGCCGCCCAGGTCGCCCTTGCCGGCGACGATGTCCTCCTGGTCGGCCATGGTGGCGATGACCGGGTGCACGGCGTCGGCCTCGAACTCCACCGAGTTGGCGCCCTCCAGTCCGGCCAGGTGCCGGGCCACCTCGATGGTCATGCACTGCAGGCCGAGGCAGAGCCCGAGCAGTGGAATGCCGTTCTCCCGGGCGTACCGGGCGGTGCCGATCTTGCCTTCGATGCCGCGTACCCCGAACCCACCCGGGATGACGATGCCGTCCACCCCGGCCAGGGCCGCTGCCGCGCCGGCGGGGGTGACGCAGTCGTCGCTGGGCACCCAGCGCAGCTGCACCCGGGCCCGGTGACCGAACCCGGCCGCCCGGATCGCCTCGCTGACCGACAGGTACGCGTCCGGCAGGTCGACGTACTTGCCGACCAGGGCGACCGTGATGGTGCGCTGCGGCTGGTGCACCCGCTCCAGCAGGTCGTCCCAGCCGTCCCAGTCCACGTCCCGGAAGGAGAGCCCGAGCCGGCGCACCACGTACGCGTCCAGCCCTTCGCGGTGCAGCACCTTGGGGATGTCGTAGATGCTGGGGGCGTCCGGGGCGGCGATGACCGCCTCGGCGTCGACGTCGCAGTACAGCGACAGCTTGTGCTTGAGCTTGTCCGGGATCTCCCGGTCGGAGCGGCACACGATGGCGTCCGGCTGGATGCCGATGTTGCGCAGCTGCGCCACGGAGTGCTGGGTCGGCTTGGTCTTCAGCTCCCCGGAGGGCGCCAGGTAGGGCACCAGGGAGACGTGCAGGTAGAAGCAGTTGTCCCGGCCCAGGTCGTGGCGGACCTGACGGATCGCCTCCAGGAACGGCAGCGACTCGATGTCGCCGACCGTGCCACCCACCTCGGTGATCACCACGTCCGGGACCCGGCCATCGTCGTCCGGGTCACCCATGGCCAGGATCCGGGACTTGATCTCGTTGGTGATGTGCGGGATCACCTGGACGGTGTCGCCCAGGTACTCGCCGCGCCGCTCCTTGGCGATCACGTCGGAGTAGATCTGGC from Micromonospora sp. NBC_01739 includes:
- a CDS encoding TM2 domain-containing protein, translated to MAKGSLLCRLMTYPPPPGYPQGVSDKSKLVAGILQILLGGFGVGRFYMGDTKTGVIQLIVTIVTCGIGSLWGLIDGILILVNGGVDGQGRPLRD
- a CDS encoding pseudouridine synthase — protein: MHRDNRTPSPDAPVYTGPERLQKVLAAAGVGSRRACEDLIFRRRVTVNGRVAQLGDKVDPATAVIHVDGERLQADTRLVYLAMNKPRGVVSTMADEKGRTALADFLGNRVEQRVYHVGRLDADSEGLLLLTNDGTLAHRLMHPSYGVQKTYLCEVSGPIPRNLGKRLAAGIELEDGPVTVDGFRVVDSLGRTAQVELSLHEGRKHIVRRLLAEVGHPVSRLVRTAIGPIRLGDLRSGRTRRLTNAEVAALFKAVGD
- the scpB gene encoding SMC-Scp complex subunit ScpB — its product is MTHEERGDSLADQAAAWIPPWQRPAPPAEAAAPDRDPEDAGVVGAAAAGSSGQMTEAADEAGSAADGATAEQTPSGTAGAAVVRRQRSGRGRPAPEPAPVLEDTELRGALEAILLVVDEPVSELTLAQVLEQPPERIGPMLDQIAAGYTAAGHGFDLRRAAGGWRLYTRPEYATYVERFVLDGQSVRITQAALETLAVVAYKQPVTRSRISAIRGVNCDGVIRTLVSRGLIEECGTESDSGAFLYRTTTMFLEKLGLNSLDDLPPLAPFLPDDVEELADASR
- a CDS encoding ParA family protein, yielding MAGNGDRAETWTSELREQQNALGADLGPADPAAYTMRKPIPEPMPTDRHGPARIIAMANQKGGVGKTTTTINLGAALAEYGRKVLLVDFDPQGALSVGLGVNPHNLDLSVYNLLMQDDVTAEDVLIKTDVAGLHLLPANIDLSAAEIQLVNEVAREMALARVLRSVRKEYDYILIDCQPSLGLLAINALTVAHGVLIPLECEFFSLRGVALLLDTIDKVRERLNFDLELEGILATMYDSRTTHCRQVLQRVVEAFGDKVYQTVITKTVKFPESTVAGAPITTLDPASSGARNYRQLAREVIAAQAER
- a CDS encoding CTP synthase; translation: MAPSARTTRHIFVTGGVASSLGKGLTASSLGNLLTARGLRVVMQKLDPYLNVDPGTMNPFQHGEVFVTEDGAETDLDVGHYERFLDRALSGKANVTTGQIYSDVIAKERRGEYLGDTVQVIPHITNEIKSRILAMGDPDDDGRVPDVVITEVGGTVGDIESLPFLEAIRQVRHDLGRDNCFYLHVSLVPYLAPSGELKTKPTQHSVAQLRNIGIQPDAIVCRSDREIPDKLKHKLSLYCDVDAEAVIAAPDAPSIYDIPKVLHREGLDAYVVRRLGLSFRDVDWDGWDDLLERVHQPQRTITVALVGKYVDLPDAYLSVSEAIRAAGFGHRARVQLRWVPSDDCVTPAGAAAALAGVDGIVIPGGFGVRGIEGKIGTARYARENGIPLLGLCLGLQCMTIEVARHLAGLEGANSVEFEADAVHPVIATMADQEDIVAGKGDLGGTMRLGAYPAKLAEGSIVAEAYGSTEISERHRHRYEVNNAYRDQLTKAGLHISGTSPDGRLVEFVELDRELHPFFVATQAHPELKSRPTRPHPLFAAFVQAAVAYSQADQLPVDLEGARRATRNDTAASAASAS
- a CDS encoding NUDIX hydrolase, with product MSGVEHHYEVRSREVRYSGRIFEVVSEQVTMPGGDIVTRDLVRHVGAVAVVAVDDAGQVVLIRQYRQPVGRRLWELPAGLTDVAGEDPALTAARELAEEVDLVAGRFDVLVDLHSSPGFTNELVRVYLARDLTEVPVEQRHDRHEEEADLQIVRIDLDEAVGMVLAGEITNASCVAGLLAAARARDGGWSGLRRADAPLPR
- the ald gene encoding alanine dehydrogenase, which translates into the protein MKVGIPREVKNHEYRVAITPAGVNEFTRSGHQVFIEAGAGLGSSITDEEFTAAGAKILDTADEVWAAAELVLKVKEPVAEEYHRMREGQVLFTYLHLAASADCTRALLDRKVTGIAYETVELPDRSLPLLAPMSEVAGRLAPQVGAFYLMRTGGGRGVLPGGVSGVYAAKTVVIGAGVSGMNAAAIALGLQSEVLLLDKNVGRLRQADAIYRGHLQTVASNAYEIERAVLDADLVIGAVLVPGAKAPKLISNELVSRMKPGSVLVDIAIDQGGCFEDSRPTTHADPVYKVHNSIFYCVANMPGAVPNTSTYALTNVTLPYALELANHGWREASRRDPALALGLNTHDGQVVYGPVAEAHDLPTTPLAEVLA
- a CDS encoding site-specific tyrosine recombinase XerD; this encodes MGRTPTAAADGAGTGHQPAPALRRALRGYLDHLTVERGLAANTLVSYRRDLDRYLNSLAAAGVTDLAAVPTGEIERHLARLRTGEDGRPPLAASSAARAASAVRGLHRFALREGLTTADPSRDVRPPTPPRRLPRALSLEEVLRLLEAAGPVEAAGEAAPLALRDRALLEFLYGTGARISETVGLAVDDVDLTEAVVLLRGKGGRDRLVPVGGYAQRALGAYLVRARPGLAAAGRGTPTVFLNARGGPLTRQGAWTILRRAAQRAGLPVEGPQAVSPHTLRHSYATHLLDGGADVRVVQELLGHASVTTTQVYTLVTVDRLREVYATAHPRARN